Within the Ranitomeya imitator isolate aRanImi1 chromosome 8, aRanImi1.pri, whole genome shotgun sequence genome, the region ACTGATAACGCCTTCACAGTCCTCCATGGTAGATCTAATGCCTGGGAAATTTGTCTCCTTCTAGTGACTGACACCTTTCAACAATGCGATCCCTTTGCTATGTTGTCAGCTGTTTACAGACCACAACTTTTTTGTGTAAAATACACCTAAGAAAGTGTCAGGAAAATTCTCCTAGAACAGAAAAACTTTCTATGGGGTTAATCATAATTGATGTAAATGATGGTGGCCATGCACTGATTATAAGATAAATAAGGGCACATGTGATTGGTGAATTCTGAACTCAACCTCATCCCCAATTATAAAAGGGTGTTCACGCTTATGCAATCaccttattttagttttattatatTTCTTCCTTCCCCTCAAAATGATTTTAGTTTGTTTCTTAAtctatttgtacagattatgggcgaCATTAAAGGTAGAAAATTTTTGAAATTCCTCTTCTTGGTAGGATTcacttacatgacaaaaacctgataTTTtatcaggggtgtgtagacttttttttGCCACTGTACAAAGCTACTTTTTACCTTAATGTTTATACCCTGAAACtgtgaaataaaaaaatgaaaaataatgttTCTGTATAGATTACATGCGATTTTGTAATTTACTGCCTAAATATTTATGGCATAAATTCCATCAATAGTAACTGTATATAGATTGCTGCCATAGAGTCCATACAGCACAACCACATTACTGCCATCCAGTGCCACAGATTACAGAACTAGAATACGAGAGATCAATAATGTCCATCTTCATTATAACATCAATGACGGCCGTCTTCATGCCTCGTGTGACCACTGTCTAAATTCTCATGGGTGCATCTGTCTGTCATGAACATTTGTCTGTTGAAAACCCTATAAAATATGTAACTATTATAATATGTGCACTAAGATGTATATCAACCTTCTTTTCAGGAAAATAAAAACTGTTTCTTTTGAGAATTACCACAAGATGTGGAGAGAAATAGCCACATCAAAGACCGTCGGGAATATGAAGAATACAAGTAATTTACAAGGAATATTGTCCTCTAcgcacaagaatacaactactataatactgctccctatgtataagaatataactactataatactgcctctatgtacaagaatataactactataatactgcctctatgtacaagaatacaactactataattctgctccctatgtataagaatataactactataatactgcctctatgtacaagaatataactactataatactgcctctatgtacaagaatataactactataatactgcccctatgtacaagaatataactactataatactgcccctatgtacaagaatataactactacaatactgcccctatgtacaagaatataactactacaatactgcccctatgtacaagaatataactactataatactgccactatgtacaagaatataactattataatactgcccctatgtacaagaatataactactagaatactgctcctatatacaagaatataactactataatactgcccctatgtacaagaatataactactataacactgcccctatgtacaagaatataactacaatattgctcctatgtacaagaatataactactacaatactgctcctatgtacaagaatataactactataccgcccctctgtacaagaatataactactataataccgcccctatgtacaagaatataactactataataccgcccctatgtacaagaatattactataatactgcccctatgtacaagaatataactactataatactgcccctatgtacaagaatataactactataatactgctcctatgtacaagaatataactactataatactgcccctatgtacaagaatataactactataatactgcccctatgtacaagaatataactgctataatactgcccccctatgtacaaaaatataactactataatactgtcccctatgtacaagaatataactactataatactgtccctatgtacaagaatataactactataatactgcccctatgtacaagattataactactataatagtgctcctatgtacaagaatataactactataatactgccactatgtacaagaatataactactataatactgctcctatgtacaagaatataactactataatactgctcctatgtacaagaatataactactataatactgctcctatgtacaagaatataactactataatactgcccctatgtacaagaatataactactataatactgctcctatgtacaagaatataactactataatactgcccctatgtacaagaatataactactacaatactgccccctatgtacaagaatataactaatataatactgcccctatgtacaataatgtaactactataatactgcctttatgtacaataatgtaactactataatactgcccctatgtacaagaatataactactataatactgtccctatgtacattaATATaacataatattgctcctatgtacaataatataactacaataatactgctcctatgtacaataatataactactataatactgcccctatgtacaagaatataactactataatactgcccctatgtacattaatataacataatactgctcctatgtacaataatataactactataatactgctcttatgtacaagaatataactactataatactgctcctatgtgcaagaatataagtactataatactgccccctatgtacaagtatataactactataatactgctcttatgtacaagaatataactactataatactgctcctatgtacaagaatataactactataatactgcctctatgtacaagaatataactactataatactgctccctatgtacaagaatataactactataatactgctcctatgtacaagaatataactactataatactgctccctatgtacaagaatataactactataatgctgctcatatgtacgagaatataactactataatactgccccctatgtacaagaatataactactataatactgctcctatgtacaagaatataactactataatactgctcctatgtacaagaatataactactataatgctgctcatatgtacgagaatataactactataatactgccccctatgtacaagaatataactactataatactgcccctatgtacaagaatataattactataatactgctcctatgtacaagaatataactactataatactgccccctatgtacaagaatataactactataatactgcccctatgtacaagaatataattactataatactgctcctatgtacaagaatataactgctataatactggcgCTTTTTACAAGAATATAATTTTCTTTACATTTGGCACTTCTTATCCTTGATAactttgtttttctattttttctattttcttcgTCTGTTACAGAATACAGAGAATTAGAATCAAGAATCTTTTCTAGAGAGATGGAGGAGATAAAGATCAGGGATAAAACGTCAGTTGGAATCCCTCATTGTACCGTAGCAGATATGTGACTTATAGCAGTTGTACTTTTATTGCTGCTCGTGCTCGGATTGTTGCAGCCTAGTTCTATAGTGATAgatatattttatattttctttCTGCAGACACAGCATCATTATCCATGGTCTTCTTAGTGACCGTATGAGAAGATTTCCTTCCCTAAGAGAGGCGGATGCCCATGGCTGTGCGCTCTGCAGGTTGTCAGGTATGAGGTGTCAGGTGTTCTAGAACTATTACCACCTTTCCTTTACAGGACGTTGCCTGCATTTGTAGGTTTCATTACTGCAGGATGGGGTGATAACACTGCGTCACCCATGAATCCTGGGGTTTTGTGGTCTATGATAATATAACACACATCACAAAAGTTCgcaacttataaaaaaaaaattttgtgaaataTTTCATCCATTTAAAAAGTTTGTACGAAAGTTAGGCCTGTAATACATATGAATGGACACTAGAGGGCAGAGTTAGGTTACAAATCCTGCACACAAATGTGACTTTCCAGGCCTGTCCCAGGGACTAAAGTGTCCCCAAATTGTTGACACCAGTGCTGATGACCGTGGGTTTGAGATTCGCTTTTGTCATTTTCATATTTAGCTCTGTTTATATCCCGCCTGATGTTTCAGGAAGCTGAGATATGAGGCGCTGATTTCTGCTTGTCCTGTGCTGCTGCTGACATGGAGGGATCACTAGAGATCTCATTTTGCTAATACACATTTTATCTTTTCCCATCAGAAAGTCACTTATTAGGATCCATGGCAGATGTAGAATCCGAGACAGAAAGTCATTCCGATAGAAGGCGTCAGACAGATGACACGGCGGCGTCATACCCCAAATCTGCCCGAAATCCGGAACCGCTGGAAGAGGAAGTGGACAATTTGGTGGCCTGGACTAATAGCCTTAGTACTGATCTACTGGAAGATTGATTGCAGGGAATTTTCTACAGCAAATGTGCTGACTGTTTTTATTAAAATCAGCtgaattgtgattgcagctctggagaataattccGAAAGTTAAGAGGATAAGGCGTTATATTTCCTGTCCTGATCCATGACCATCTCACTTGGATACCAAATAACATCTCCTACAGCAGCGCCAGATCAGGATCCCAGTGAACATTTCCACATTTCTGAATTTTATGAGCAAATAAACTTTGGGACTTCTGTGTAATAAACTTAAATAAATGGAGCATGCACTTTCTGTATTTTACCACCAGGTGGCGACATGTTACAGAGTGTCTCTGCTCAGCACATCAGTTTTGCATTGTTTTGGGGGTATTTGTGTTTTTAAAGCCTGAGTCTAGTGAGCATGTTCCTTCACAAACACATAACTGAACGCTGCAATCTGTATGTTACatgtgacaaagaaaaaaaaaaagaaaaaatgttttccATAGATGCAAATTCTCTTGCTCCGGGGACCGTAAGCAGAATAAAGGGAGTTGCAAAGTCTTGCAATGACCTTGATAGAGCCCCATTTGTTCAAGTGCAAAATGCTGCGGAAATGCAGTACCTGTCACTGCCACAAGGGCAAGAGTGGCGCTGCTATGAGTACTGGAGTTTTGGATCTGTCCGATTATTTGCTTACCATGCATATGCATACACAAATTGATTTCTTTCCTCTGGTCAGGGGTCTGATTAATTTAGGATTTTCGTCCAGGGTCTAATAGGGGTTGTCCACCGATACCTAAGCTTAACCCAGTGTCCTCATCTTCACTCTTAGCCCCAATTCCCAGGAACTCTACAAGCTGgtgaacatcccctttaagacctgaTCCCTAAATAATTAGAccccagactaaaaaaaaaaaaaaatgatttttactaATTGGATATGGCGTGGGTATAAATTTAAGGGTTTTTATTGGGGCATTAATTAATTTAGGGTCTTGTCAGGAAGTTGAATGAGCTTAGGGGTCCGGTCTGGGTTCTGTTCATTTTAGGGCTTTGGTTTGAGTTAATTTAATCGATTGGTCTAAGGTCTCAATTGAttaaggggtctggtctggggtctgaatgaATATATTAATGTAAGTCTGGGGTCTAAATAaacttaggggtctggtctggatgAATATATTAATGCAAGTCTGGGTCTGAATAAACTTAGGGGTCTGAATGAATATATTAATGTAAGTCGGGGTCTGAAtaaatttaggggtctggtctggggtctgaatgaATATATTAATGTAAGTCTGGGTCTGAATAAATTTAGGGGTCTGGGGTCTGAATGAATATATTAATGTAAGTCTGGGTCTGAATAaacttaggggtctggtctggggtctgaatgaATATATTAATGTAAGTCTGGGTCTGAAtaaatttaggggtctggtcttggGTCTGAATGAA harbors:
- the UBE2U gene encoding ubiquitin-conjugating enzyme E2 U isoform X2, whose amino-acid sequence is MQGLKDSLWEGALLQLTMTYTEGYNHRPPSIIFNTIPFHPNVDQNSGKPCIDFLDDPGGWNPAYTMTYVLLMIQVMLSSPVLENAVNPDAANMAVNKAALYRQMVLNCVKTSRQIEDGSIPESIVITRTPAPSSTPSPRKIKTVSFENYHKMWREIATSKTVGNMKNTKYRELESRIFSREMEEIKIRDKTHSIIIHGLLSDRMRRFPSLREADAHGCALCRLSESHLLGSMADVESETESHSDRRRQTDDTAASYPKSARNPEPLEEEVDNLVAWTNSLSTDLLED